One Streptosporangium sp. NBC_01495 DNA window includes the following coding sequences:
- the galT gene encoding galactose-1-phosphate uridylyltransferase: MKRTITHLADGRELFYFDRRDDADRGAADRRDLPPRPAASELRYDPLTEEWIAVAGHRQGRTFLPPARECPLCPSTPGNLTEVPSSGYDVVVFENRFPSFSAQPGDHREIGGLSEVRPGVGRCEVVCFTSEHDSSFSRLSPEQVELVMEAWVDRTAELSATPGVEQVFCFENRGAEIGITLAHPHGQIYAYPYVTPRTRLTLGAAERHRERTGGNLFADVLAAERAAGIRVVGSNEHWTAFVPAAARWPVEVHLYPHRGVPDLVALDAEERAAFGPLYTDVLRRLDGLFGVPMPYIAAWHQAPVSVGRDLSYAHMELFSIRRAPDRLKYLAGSESAMGAFVNDVSPEGTAHLLRSVITN; the protein is encoded by the coding sequence ATGAAGCGTACGATCACCCACCTGGCCGACGGCCGGGAGCTCTTCTACTTCGACCGGCGCGACGACGCCGACCGCGGAGCGGCCGACCGGCGCGATCTGCCGCCCCGGCCCGCCGCCTCCGAGCTGCGCTACGACCCGCTCACCGAGGAGTGGATCGCGGTGGCCGGGCACCGCCAGGGCCGCACCTTCCTGCCCCCGGCCCGCGAGTGCCCGCTCTGCCCCTCCACCCCCGGCAACCTCACCGAGGTGCCCTCCTCGGGCTATGACGTGGTGGTCTTCGAGAACCGGTTCCCGTCGTTCTCCGCCCAGCCGGGCGACCACCGGGAGATCGGGGGGCTGAGCGAGGTCCGCCCGGGGGTCGGCAGGTGCGAGGTGGTCTGCTTCACCTCCGAGCACGACTCCTCGTTCTCCCGGCTCTCCCCCGAGCAGGTCGAGCTGGTGATGGAGGCCTGGGTCGACCGTACGGCGGAGCTGTCGGCGACGCCCGGCGTGGAGCAGGTGTTCTGCTTCGAGAACCGGGGGGCGGAGATCGGCATCACCCTGGCCCACCCGCACGGCCAGATCTACGCGTACCCCTACGTGACCCCGCGCACCAGGCTCACCCTCGGGGCGGCCGAGCGGCACCGGGAGCGGACCGGCGGCAACCTGTTCGCCGACGTCCTGGCCGCGGAGCGGGCGGCCGGGATCCGGGTGGTGGGCTCGAACGAGCACTGGACGGCCTTCGTCCCGGCCGCGGCGCGCTGGCCCGTGGAGGTCCACCTCTACCCGCACCGCGGGGTCCCCGACCTGGTCGCGCTGGACGCCGAGGAGCGCGCGGCGTTCGGCCCCCTCTACACCGACGTGCTCCGCCGCCTCGACGGGCTGTTCGGCGTGCCCATGCCGTACATCGCCGCCTGGCACCAGGCACCGGTCTCCGTCGGCCGCGATCTGTCGTACGCGCACATGGAGCTGTTCAGCATCCGCCGCGCGCCGGACAGGCTGAAATACCTCGCCGGGTCGGAGTCGGCGATGGGCGCCTTCGTGAACGACGTGTCGCCCGAGGGCACAGCACATCTCCTGCGCTCTGTTATCACGAACTGA
- a CDS encoding DeoR/GlpR family DNA-binding transcription regulator has product MLAQQRQQAILERVRGSGGVRVADLVRELGVSDMTIRRDLEVLSERGLVEKVHGGATAAGPGATEEPGFAAKSARRQAEKETIAQHAARLVRPATAIALSAGTTTWTLAHHLVDVPELTVITNSIRVADVFHRSPRADRTVVLTGGVRTPSDALVGPVAVSAIRGLHVDTLFLGVHGMSARAGFTTPNLLEAETNRELVASAHRLVVPADHTKWGTVGISTIAELAEAHIVVTDSGLTEEAREELAASVGELIITEPQRESEIAGR; this is encoded by the coding sequence ATGCTCGCCCAGCAGCGGCAACAGGCGATCCTGGAGAGGGTGCGCGGTAGCGGCGGGGTCAGGGTCGCCGATCTCGTCCGGGAGCTCGGCGTGTCCGACATGACGATCCGGCGCGACCTCGAGGTGCTCTCCGAGCGCGGCCTGGTGGAGAAGGTCCACGGCGGCGCCACCGCCGCCGGGCCCGGCGCGACCGAGGAACCGGGCTTCGCCGCCAAGTCGGCGCGCCGGCAGGCGGAGAAGGAGACGATCGCCCAGCACGCCGCCCGGCTCGTCCGGCCCGCCACGGCCATCGCGCTCTCCGCGGGGACCACGACCTGGACGCTCGCCCACCACCTGGTCGACGTGCCCGAGCTGACCGTGATCACCAACTCGATCCGGGTCGCCGACGTCTTCCACCGCTCCCCCAGGGCCGATCGCACGGTCGTGCTGACCGGCGGGGTCCGCACCCCCTCCGACGCCCTGGTCGGCCCGGTCGCGGTCTCGGCGATCCGCGGCCTTCACGTCGACACCCTCTTCCTCGGCGTGCACGGGATGAGCGCCCGCGCCGGGTTCACCACCCCCAACCTGCTCGAGGCCGAGACCAACCGCGAACTGGTCGCCTCCGCGCACCGCCTGGTGGTGCCCGCCGACCACACCAAGTGGGGCACGGTCGGCATCAGCACGATCGCGGAACTGGCCGAGGCTCACATCGTGGTCACCGACTCCGGCCTGACCGAGGAGGCCCGGGAGGAGCTCGCCGCCTCGGTGGGCGAGCTGATCATCACGGAACCCCAGCGGGAGAGCGAGATCGCCGGCCGATGA
- a CDS encoding HD domain-containing protein: MSEKLMARWRSLAGPGADPLGRELITRYDEPHRRYHTTAHLEAVLTHIDALADHAGRPDLVRLAAWFHDAVYDPRRGDNEERSAGLAERALPELGLPAEAVATVARLVRLTVTHDPAPGDADGAVLSDADLAILGASPEVYAAYAAAVREEYGFVPDDAFRAGRAAVLRSLLDLPVIFHVADLEGTARANITAELDRL; this comes from the coding sequence ATGAGCGAGAAGCTGATGGCCCGCTGGCGATCCCTGGCCGGCCCCGGGGCCGACCCCCTCGGCCGCGAACTGATCACCCGGTACGACGAACCGCACCGCAGGTATCACACGACCGCCCACCTGGAGGCCGTGCTCACCCACATCGACGCCCTGGCCGATCACGCCGGGCGTCCGGACCTCGTACGGCTGGCGGCCTGGTTCCACGACGCCGTCTACGACCCGCGGCGCGGCGACAACGAGGAGCGGAGCGCGGGGCTGGCCGAGCGCGCGCTGCCGGAGCTGGGGTTGCCCGCGGAGGCCGTGGCGACGGTCGCCCGGCTGGTCAGGCTGACCGTCACGCACGACCCCGCGCCCGGCGACGCGGACGGGGCCGTGCTGTCCGACGCGGACCTGGCGATCCTGGGCGCGTCCCCCGAGGTCTACGCCGCCTACGCGGCGGCCGTGCGCGAGGAGTACGGCTTCGTCCCCGACGACGCGTTCAGGGCCGGGAGGGCCGCCGTGCTGCGCTCGCTGCTCGACCTTCCGGTGATCTTCCATGTCGCCGACCTGGAGGGGACGGCGAGAGCCAACATCACGGCGGAACTTGATCGGCTGTGA
- a CDS encoding TIGR03086 family metal-binding protein: protein MTIDIPEAYHRALDDFGALVHRIGPEQWENPTPCVDWDVRALVNHVVGENLWAPVLLAGGTSADVGDAFEGDLLGDDPIKAFDTSAVPAIQAATGVHALDALGRLVHLPFGDVPGREYVTELFADALIHTWDLARAIGADERLDPELVEACADWFSDAEPGYRQAATAGGYRETPPDTDAQTRLLASWGRRA from the coding sequence ATGACCATCGACATACCCGAGGCTTACCACCGTGCACTGGACGACTTCGGCGCTCTTGTCCACCGGATCGGCCCCGAGCAGTGGGAGAACCCGACGCCGTGCGTCGACTGGGACGTGCGCGCCCTCGTCAACCACGTGGTCGGCGAGAACCTGTGGGCTCCCGTGCTGCTGGCCGGTGGGACCTCCGCGGACGTCGGCGACGCCTTCGAGGGGGACCTGCTGGGCGACGACCCCATCAAGGCGTTCGACACCTCGGCCGTGCCCGCCATCCAGGCGGCGACGGGTGTCCATGCCCTCGATGCCCTCGGCCGCCTCGTCCACCTGCCGTTCGGCGACGTGCCCGGCCGGGAGTACGTCACCGAGCTGTTCGCCGACGCGCTCATCCACACCTGGGACCTGGCCCGTGCCATCGGCGCCGACGAGCGGCTCGATCCCGAGCTGGTCGAGGCCTGCGCCGACTGGTTCAGCGACGCGGAGCCCGGCTACCGGCAGGCCGCGACCGCCGGGGGGTACCGGGAGACGCCCCCCGACACCGACGCGCAGACCCGGCTGCTGGCCTCCTGGGGCCGCCGCGCCTGA
- a CDS encoding choice-of-anchor I family protein, translated as MRTTTFTRAAAAAVTGLLLLPVSVAPAAAESGNGGLKLTFLGRYTTGTVAAGASEITAYDASTRRVFVVNAQAGTVDVLDIRDPRKPRKVATLATPGANSVAVRRGLVAVAQQAAVKTDRGTVAFFDARSGKKLRQVTVGALPDMVTFTPDGKRVVVANEGEPSSYCEGEVADPEGSVSVVDLNRWTVRTAGFARFDAERLRARGVRITGPGATAARDLEPEYVTVEGDTAYVTLQENNALAIVDLDRAAVRDVVPLGLKDWSKTGFDASDKDGKIDIRPRPVKGMYQPDAIAHFRDHGRTYLVTANEGDGREWGCHADEVRVKSANIALPDAENLKKDTELGRLNVAADSPKDASGAYTELHAFGARSISIRSTSGALVWDSGDQLERLVAKELPDAFNADNEEDDSFDSRSDNKGPEPEGVTVGEVRGRTYAFAGLERVGGIVAYDLANPRAPRLAGYVNTRDFTGSIEDGTAGDVGPEGVLFVPAGDSPTHRPLLVVGNEVSGTTAVYEIR; from the coding sequence ATGCGCACCACGACTTTCACCCGGGCGGCCGCCGCGGCGGTCACCGGCCTGCTCCTTCTCCCCGTCTCCGTGGCCCCGGCCGCCGCCGAATCCGGCAACGGGGGCCTCAAGCTGACCTTCCTCGGCCGCTACACCACCGGTACCGTCGCCGCCGGCGCCTCGGAGATCACCGCGTACGACGCCTCGACCCGCCGGGTCTTCGTGGTGAACGCGCAGGCCGGCACCGTCGACGTGCTCGACATCCGCGACCCGCGCAAGCCGCGCAAGGTCGCCACCCTGGCCACCCCCGGCGCCAACAGCGTCGCGGTGCGCCGCGGCCTGGTCGCCGTGGCCCAGCAGGCCGCGGTCAAGACCGACCGGGGCACCGTCGCCTTCTTCGACGCCCGGAGCGGGAAGAAGCTCAGGCAGGTGACCGTGGGCGCGCTGCCCGACATGGTGACCTTCACCCCGGACGGGAAGCGGGTGGTCGTGGCCAACGAGGGCGAGCCGTCCTCCTACTGCGAGGGCGAGGTGGCCGACCCCGAGGGTTCGGTGAGCGTCGTCGACCTGAACCGCTGGACGGTGCGGACCGCGGGGTTCGCCAGGTTCGACGCCGAGCGGCTGCGGGCCAGGGGAGTGCGGATCACCGGCCCCGGGGCCACCGCCGCCCGGGACCTGGAGCCGGAGTACGTCACCGTCGAGGGCGACACCGCCTACGTGACCCTCCAGGAGAACAACGCGCTCGCGATCGTCGACCTGGACCGGGCCGCGGTCCGCGACGTCGTCCCGCTGGGGCTGAAGGACTGGTCGAAGACCGGGTTCGACGCCTCGGACAAGGACGGGAAGATCGACATCAGGCCCCGGCCGGTGAAGGGCATGTACCAGCCCGACGCGATCGCGCACTTCCGCGACCACGGGCGGACCTACCTGGTCACCGCCAACGAGGGCGACGGGCGCGAGTGGGGCTGCCACGCCGACGAGGTCAGGGTCAAGTCGGCGAACATCGCGCTGCCCGACGCCGAGAACCTCAAGAAGGACACCGAGCTCGGCCGGCTGAACGTGGCCGCCGACTCTCCGAAGGACGCGAGTGGCGCCTACACCGAGCTGCACGCGTTCGGCGCCCGCTCGATCTCGATCAGGTCCACCTCGGGAGCGCTCGTCTGGGACTCCGGAGACCAGCTGGAGCGGCTCGTCGCCAAGGAACTGCCCGACGCCTTCAACGCCGACAACGAGGAGGACGACTCCTTCGACAGCCGTAGCGACAACAAGGGCCCCGAGCCCGAGGGGGTCACGGTCGGCGAGGTGCGCGGCCGGACCTACGCCTTCGCCGGGCTGGAGCGGGTCGGCGGGATCGTCGCCTACGACCTCGCGAACCCGCGGGCGCCGCGCCTGGCCGGATACGTCAACACCCGTGACTTCACCGGCTCGATCGAGGACGGCACGGCCGGGGACGTCGGTCCCGAGGGCGTGCTGTTCGTCCCCGCGGGGGACAGCCCCACCCACCGCCCGCTCCTGGTGGTCGGCAACGAGGTCAGCGGCACCACCGCCGTCTACGAGATCCGCTGA
- a CDS encoding ATP-binding SpoIIE family protein phosphatase yields MGSPASMHEQLSLLNAASKRIGSTLDMFETGRELMDVAVPRFADAAGILVQDRLVTEGEFPQETTDGSALVRRIAVGVADPSPGEYAKAFPVDEVAVYEAWTPYARCMATGNPILYPRLGRRTAEEIGRFWKRDSVSKVLEDSSFLVVPLKARGRVLGFVIFTRRPTSQPFDEQDVNLAEELAARTGVCLDNARLYNRERRTALTLQSSLLPVDLSQPLGLTIASRYLPASDLVGVGGDWYDVIPLPGCRVALVVGDVMGHGIRAAATMGQLRTAARTLASLDLSPADVLFRLNLMSQDLDASQIATCVYATYDPVTRRCEMACAGHVPPILVRPNGETELLELPPGLPLGIGNEPAEMREFTLPGGTVLAFYTDGLVESRNRDIEEGINALRGLLAGPDHDLEEVCDLTIRAQRPGHERDDIALLLARVSELTENEFVETSLPSDRRSASQARRFVRATLDDWELASLCDNTELMVSELVANAVEHGQGEVELRLLRGPTLVCEVSDSSASEPVMREASSTSDTGRGLHLINWLAHRWGSRLTPKGKIVWVEQRLP; encoded by the coding sequence ATGGGCAGTCCCGCATCCATGCACGAGCAGCTGTCCCTGCTCAACGCCGCCAGCAAGCGCATCGGCAGCACGCTGGACATGTTCGAGACCGGCAGGGAGCTGATGGACGTCGCCGTGCCGCGCTTCGCGGACGCGGCGGGCATCCTCGTACAGGACCGGCTGGTGACCGAGGGGGAGTTCCCCCAGGAGACCACCGACGGCTCGGCGCTGGTGCGGCGGATCGCGGTCGGCGTGGCCGACCCCTCCCCCGGCGAGTACGCCAAGGCGTTCCCCGTGGACGAGGTGGCCGTCTACGAGGCCTGGACCCCCTACGCCCGGTGCATGGCCACCGGCAACCCGATCCTCTACCCCCGGCTGGGGCGCAGGACCGCCGAGGAGATCGGGCGGTTCTGGAAGCGCGACTCGGTGTCGAAGGTGCTGGAGGACAGCTCCTTCCTGGTGGTGCCGCTGAAGGCGCGCGGCCGGGTGCTGGGCTTCGTCATCTTCACCCGCAGGCCGACCAGCCAGCCCTTCGACGAGCAGGACGTCAACCTGGCCGAGGAGCTCGCGGCCAGGACCGGGGTCTGCCTCGACAACGCGCGGCTCTACAACCGCGAGCGCCGCACCGCGCTGACCCTGCAGAGCAGCCTGCTGCCCGTCGACCTCTCCCAGCCGCTGGGGCTGACGATCGCCTCCCGCTACCTGCCGGCCAGCGACCTGGTCGGGGTGGGCGGCGACTGGTACGACGTGATCCCGCTGCCCGGCTGCCGGGTCGCCCTCGTCGTCGGCGACGTGATGGGGCACGGCATCAGGGCGGCCGCCACCATGGGCCAGCTCCGCACGGCCGCGCGCACGCTGGCCAGCCTGGACCTGAGCCCGGCCGACGTGCTGTTCCGGCTCAACCTGATGAGCCAGGACCTGGACGCCAGTCAGATCGCCACCTGTGTGTACGCCACCTACGACCCCGTCACGCGGCGGTGCGAGATGGCCTGCGCGGGGCACGTGCCGCCGATCCTGGTGCGGCCCAACGGCGAGACCGAGCTGCTGGAGCTGCCGCCGGGGCTCCCTTTGGGCATCGGCAACGAGCCGGCCGAGATGCGGGAGTTCACCCTTCCCGGCGGGACCGTGCTCGCCTTCTACACCGACGGCCTGGTGGAGAGCCGCAACCGGGACATCGAGGAGGGCATCAACGCACTGCGCGGCCTGCTGGCCGGCCCCGACCACGATCTGGAGGAGGTCTGCGACCTCACGATCAGGGCCCAGCGGCCGGGGCACGAGCGTGACGACATCGCCCTGCTGCTGGCCAGGGTGTCCGAGCTGACGGAGAACGAGTTCGTCGAGACGTCGCTGCCCTCCGACCGCCGTTCGGCCTCCCAGGCCCGCCGTTTCGTCCGGGCCACGCTCGACGACTGGGAGCTGGCCTCGCTCTGCGACAACACCGAGCTCATGGTCAGCGAGCTGGTCGCCAACGCGGTCGAACACGGTCAGGGCGAGGTCGAGCTGCGGCTGCTGCGCGGGCCCACGCTGGTCTGCGAGGTGTCCGACAGCTCCGCCTCCGAGCCGGTCATGCGGGAGGCGTCCAGCACCAGCGACACCGGCCGCGGCCTGCACCTCATCAACTGGCTCGCCCACCGCTGGGGATCCCGCCTCACCCCGAAGGGCAAGATCGTCTGGGTCGAGCAGAGGCTGCCCTAG